The genome window ATGGATGAGCGCATGACGACCATTCAAGAACTCGAGGATGTAGTCCGCCAGCAGCAGGAAGAGCTCGACGGATTGCGCCGTGAAGTCGGTCAGTGGCGGCAGCAGTACGACACGGGCCGCAAGCGCGACATCGCGTTCACCAATTCCGCGAACGAAGTGCCGCCGCTGTACACGGCGCTCGACCTCGAGGACACTGCGGGTTCCGCCTTCGAGTTGCCCGGACAGTGGCCGTTTACGCGCGGTATTCATCCCACCGGCTATCGCGGCAAGCTCTGGACCATGCGCCAGTTCGCCGGCTTCGGCACGGCGCGCGAGACCAATCAGCGCTACAAGTTCCTGCTGTCGCAGGGGCAGACCGGTTTGTCAGTGGCGTTCGACTTTCCCACGTTGATGGGCTATGACGCCGACCATTCGCGCTCGGAAGGCGAAGTCGGCAAGTGCGGAGTGTCGATTTCGTCGATGGCCGACATGGAGACGCTGTTCGAGGGCATTCCGCTCGACAAGGTGTCGACGTCGATGACCATCAACGGCCCGGCCATCATTCTGCTGTGCTTCTACATCGCTGCGGCTGAGAAGCAGGGCGTCAGTGCCGAGAAGCTGCAAGGCACCGTGCAGAACGACATCCTGAAGGAGTACATGGCGCAGCACGCCTGGTGCTTCCCGATCGAGCCGGCCCTGCGTCTGATCGTCGACGGCTTCGACTGGTGCGCCAAGCACACGCCGAACTGGAATACGATCTCGATTTCCGGCTACCACATCCGCGAAGCCGGTGCGACCGCCGCGCAGGAACTCGCTTTTACGCTGGCCGACGGCTTCACGTACGTGGAGCGCGGTGTCGCCCGCGGCCTCGACGTCGATGAGTTCGCACCCCGCTTGTCGTTCTTCTGGGACATCCACAACGATTTCTTCGAGGAGATCGCCAAGTTGCGCGCCGCGCGTCGCATTTGGGCGCGACATCTCAAGGAACGGTTTGGCGCGAAGAGTCCCCGCTCGTGGATGATGCGTTTCCATTCGCAGACAGCCGGGGTCACGCTCACCGCGCAGCAGCCGACCAACAACGTCGTGCGCGTCGCCTATCAGGCCTTGGCTGCGGTGCTGGGCGGCACGCAGTCGCTGCACACGAACTCGATGGACGAAACGCTTTCGCTGCCGACGGAGGAGGCGGTGCAGATCGCGTTGCGTACCCAGCAGATTCTGGCGTACGAGACGGGTGTGCCCAACGTCATGGATCCGCTCGGCGGTTCGTATTACGTGGAAGCGCTGACCGACCAGCTGGAGCGGGAGGCCGAAGCGCTCTTTGCGCAGATTGACGAGTTCGGCGGCGTCGTGAAGGGGCTCGAAGAGGGTTGGTTCCAGAAGAAGATTGCCGAAAGTGCTGCCCGACAGCAGTGGGAGATCGAGCAGCGTCGCAAGCTGGTAGTGGGCGTGAACGAGTTCGTCACCGACGAACCTGAACTCACGATTCCGATTCTGCGCATCGGCGAGTACGCCGAGACCGAGCAGCGCGAGCGTCTGGCGGCGCTGCGGGCCTCGCGGGACAACGCGCTTGTCACGGAGCGGCTGGATGCCCTCCGGAACGCAGCACGGGGCACCGAAAACGTGGTGCCCCGCATTCTCGACTGCGCGCGCGCCTACTGCACGTTGTATGAGATTCGCGCCGCGTTGGAAGATGTGTTTGGCGCGTACCGCGAACCGGTCTTTTTCTGAACGGGCACTACTCGCTCAGCAGGCGCTCCACCGTGGCCAGGTCGCGCAGAAATGCTGTGGCCTGCTGACCGCTCATTTGCGCCGGATCGAAGCGCCGCGATCCGGAGTGCTTAAGCAGCACCGTCTGTCGCGCCGCAGTGACCGCGTCGTTCCAGTCCACGATCTTCATCGACCACTCGGCGAAGTCGCGCGTGCTGATCTCGTCGACGCTCATCAACTGACAGTTCGAGTGTCGGGGATCCTTCGCGATATGATGGTACAGCGAGTTGACCGCAAGCCGCTCGCCTTCGAGCGCCTGCAGGAACTGGCCGCCGCCATAGCAGAGTATTCCCGTGATCGCGCGTTCGCGGTTGGTCTCGGCCGCCGTGTCCATGATCGTCATGAAGTCGCGGTAGCGAAGATCCTCGCGCGCATCGCTCGCATAGATCAGACGGATTGTATGCATGGCATTGCCACTCGCGTTCGAGATGGGTCCTTCCCGTCGGCGACCCCGGCGGCGGGATGGCTGGCGACTTGTGTGAGACCGTGGGGGTATCTAGCGTGTCCGGATGAAGACGACCAGTCCTTGGTGGGCAACCCACTTTGACGCGCAGTACCTTCACGAGTACGAGCCGCTGTTTGATCTCGTACAGGATCGCCGGGAGGTCTCACGGCTGCTCGACGTGCTCGAGTTGCCCTCGGGCGCGCGCGTGCTCGACTGCCCCTGCGGCCAGGGCCGCCACGCGCACCTGCTCGCGGAAGCCGGCTTCGACGTCGACGGGCTCGACTATTCCAAGCCACTGCTCGAGGTCGCCAAGCGCCGAGGCATCGGCAAGACGCTACGATACACGCAGGGCGACATGCGAGAACTCCCGGCCAAGTGGACCGGGCGCTTTGATGCCGTGGTGAACCTGTTCACCTCGTTTGGCTTCTTCGACGATCCGTACGACGACCGGAAGGTGCTCGCCCAGTTTGCGCGCGTTCTCAAGCCGGGCGGCCTCTTGATTTGGCACGGCGGCAGTCGAGATGGGGTCGTGGCGCGCTTTCTGGCCCGCGACTGGTGGAGCACCGAGGACGGTACCGTGTTCGGCCAGGAACGCCGCTTCGACCCACTGTCGGGTTTCCTCGAAATTACGTCCACCTGGCGCGGGCCAAAGGGTGACGGGGAGCGGACGCACCGCATCCGACTGTACTCCGCCTCGGAGTTGGCAGCCCGCATGCAGGAGGTGGGCTTGGTCGTCGAACAGGCGTTCGACGCGTGGACCGAGCGCCCGCTGACGCGTAAATCCAGCGAAATGCTGCTGGTGGCGCGTAAGGACGGGTGAGTAGCTTGAAGGGCGGCCGCGCGGAATCCTCGCGTCGGCAGCGCCCGACCCCCGGGTCCTTTCCCGTTTGCCCTCCGATGACTCGACCGATTCGCGTGCTCGTGGCCAAGCCTGGCCTCGACGGCCATGATCGCGGCGCCAAGGTGGTGGCTGCCGCGCTGCGTGACGCCGGCATGGAAGTGATCTACACCGGTTTGCACCAGACTCCCGAAATGATCGCCTCGGCGGCCATTCAGGAAGACGTAGACGTCGTGGGCCTCTCAATTCTGAGTGGCGCCCACATGACGCTCTTTCCGCGCGTCCGTGATCTGCTCGTTGAGGCGGGACGCGACGACATCCTGCTTACTGGTGGCGGGATCATCCCGAAGGAAGACATGGATACCCTCCAGCAGCGCGGCGTGGCCCGGCTGTTCGGACCGGGGACCAGCACGCAGGACCTCGTCGAGTACATCCGCGACTGGTTCGCGTCCCGTCAGCAGCAGGACGCGTGAGCGGGCGGCTACGCCAGCTCGCTGACGACGTTCGCGCGCTGGAAGCCCGCCTCCGACTCGGGGGCGGACCGGACAAGATCGAGAAGCAGCACAAGCAGGGAAAATTGACCGCCCGCGAACGTGTCGAGCGCCTCGCTGATCCGGGAACGCCCTTCCTCGAGATCGGGCTGCTCGTCGCGTACGATCGTTACGAAGGACAGGCCCCGGGCGCCGGCGTGATCACCGGCATCGCGATCGTTGACGGTCGTGAAGTGGTCGTCGTCGCGAACGACGCGACCGTGAAGGCTGGCTCGTGGTGGCCCGAGACCATCACCAAGATTCTGCGCGCGCAAGAAGTCGCGATGCGCTGCCGGCTCCCCATCATCTATCTCGTCGACTCGGCGGGCGTGAACCTGCCGTATCAGGGTGGCGTCTTCCCCGGCCAGTTCGGTGCTGCGCGCATTTTCTACTACAACTCCATCATGCGTCGGTACCTGCGGATTCCGCAGTTCTCCGCCGTGATGGGGCAGTGTGTGGCTGGCGGTGCATACCTTCCCGCGCTCAGTGATGTGATCCTGATGGTGAAGGGCACGTCGTTCATGGGATTGGGCGGACCGAATCTCGTGAAGGGCGCGACGGGACAGACGGTCGACGGCGAGACGCTGGGCGGCGCGATCACGCACACGGAGATCTCCGGCGTGGCGCACTACGCGCTCGACGACGACACGCAGTGCCTCGACAAGCTGCGCGAGCTCGTGGCACGGCTGCCGAAGCCGTTTCGCAG of Gemmatimonas sp. contains these proteins:
- a CDS encoding BLUF domain-containing protein yields the protein MHTIRLIYASDAREDLRYRDFMTIMDTAAETNRERAITGILCYGGGQFLQALEGERLAVNSLYHHIAKDPRHSNCQLMSVDEISTRDFAEWSMKIVDWNDAVTAARQTVLLKHSGSRRFDPAQMSGQQATAFLRDLATVERLLSE
- a CDS encoding methylmalonyl-CoA mutase family protein, with the protein product MTTIQELEDVVRQQQEELDGLRREVGQWRQQYDTGRKRDIAFTNSANEVPPLYTALDLEDTAGSAFELPGQWPFTRGIHPTGYRGKLWTMRQFAGFGTARETNQRYKFLLSQGQTGLSVAFDFPTLMGYDADHSRSEGEVGKCGVSISSMADMETLFEGIPLDKVSTSMTINGPAIILLCFYIAAAEKQGVSAEKLQGTVQNDILKEYMAQHAWCFPIEPALRLIVDGFDWCAKHTPNWNTISISGYHIREAGATAAQELAFTLADGFTYVERGVARGLDVDEFAPRLSFFWDIHNDFFEEIAKLRAARRIWARHLKERFGAKSPRSWMMRFHSQTAGVTLTAQQPTNNVVRVAYQALAAVLGGTQSLHTNSMDETLSLPTEEAVQIALRTQQILAYETGVPNVMDPLGGSYYVEALTDQLEREAEALFAQIDEFGGVVKGLEEGWFQKKIAESAARQQWEIEQRRKLVVGVNEFVTDEPELTIPILRIGEYAETEQRERLAALRASRDNALVTERLDALRNAARGTENVVPRILDCARAYCTLYEIRAALEDVFGAYREPVFF
- a CDS encoding cobalamin B12-binding domain-containing protein encodes the protein MTRPIRVLVAKPGLDGHDRGAKVVAAALRDAGMEVIYTGLHQTPEMIASAAIQEDVDVVGLSILSGAHMTLFPRVRDLLVEAGRDDILLTGGGIIPKEDMDTLQQRGVARLFGPGTSTQDLVEYIRDWFASRQQQDA
- a CDS encoding methyltransferase domain-containing protein; the encoded protein is MKTTSPWWATHFDAQYLHEYEPLFDLVQDRREVSRLLDVLELPSGARVLDCPCGQGRHAHLLAEAGFDVDGLDYSKPLLEVAKRRGIGKTLRYTQGDMRELPAKWTGRFDAVVNLFTSFGFFDDPYDDRKVLAQFARVLKPGGLLIWHGGSRDGVVARFLARDWWSTEDGTVFGQERRFDPLSGFLEITSTWRGPKGDGERTHRIRLYSASELAARMQEVGLVVEQAFDAWTERPLTRKSSEMLLVARKDG